In Luxibacter massiliensis, a single genomic region encodes these proteins:
- a CDS encoding ATP-binding protein: MRNEIEAMITDITATTAEAEDYTGEDGLLYCGKCHTPKEAYFSKETAQWLGHDRHPAECDCQRAAREKREAAESRQKHLEKVEDLKRRGFTDPAMRNWTFEHDNGRNPQTETARFYVESWETMQAENIGYLFWGGVGKGKSYLAACIANALMEKEVAVCMTNFATILNDLAASFEGRNEYISRLCSYPLLILDDFGMERGTEYGLEQVYSVIDSRYRSSKPLIATTNLTLEELQHPQDTPHARIYDRLTSMCAPVRFTGSNFRKETAQEKLERLKQLTKQRKESL, from the coding sequence ATGAGAAACGAGATTGAAGCTATGATTACGGACATTACAGCCACTACCGCCGAAGCGGAGGACTACACAGGCGAGGACGGGCTTTTATACTGCGGCAAGTGCCATACGCCCAAAGAAGCCTACTTTTCAAAAGAAACCGCCCAATGGTTAGGGCATGACCGACACCCGGCAGAGTGCGACTGCCAGCGGGCAGCCCGTGAAAAACGGGAAGCCGCTGAAAGCAGACAGAAGCACCTTGAAAAAGTGGAGGACTTGAAACGCCGGGGCTTTACCGACCCTGCTATGCGGAACTGGACATTTGAGCATGACAACGGCAGAAACCCGCAGACCGAAACCGCCCGCTTTTATGTGGAGAGCTGGGAAACCATGCAGGCTGAAAATATCGGCTACCTGTTTTGGGGCGGCGTGGGGAAAGGAAAAAGCTACCTTGCCGCCTGTATCGCCAACGCCCTTATGGAGAAAGAGGTTGCCGTCTGTATGACAAACTTTGCAACAATACTCAATGACCTTGCTGCCAGCTTTGAGGGCAGGAACGAATATATTTCCCGCCTTTGCAGCTATCCCCTGCTGATACTTGATGATTTCGGTATGGAGCGAGGGACAGAATACGGGCTGGAACAGGTTTACAGCGTGATTGACAGTCGTTACCGAAGCAGCAAGCCGCTGATCGCCACGACCAACCTCACGCTGGAGGAATTGCAGCACCCGCAGGACACGCCCCACGCCCGTATCTATGACAGGCTGACTTCCATGTGCGCCCCCGTCCGCTTCACGGGCAGCAATTTCCGAAAGGAAACCGCACAGGAAAAGCTGGAACGATTAAAGCAACTGACGAAGCAGCGAAAGGAGAGCCTATGA
- a CDS encoding phage replisome organizer N-terminal domain-containing protein — protein MADNRKYYYLKLKENFFDSDSIVLLEDMKDGILYSNILLKLYLKSLKNGGKLQLDEHIPYTAQMIATLTRHQIGTVERALEIFRQLGLVEQLDSGAFYMTDIELMIGQSSTEAERKRAARLENKALLPSRTKGGHLSDIRPPEIEIELEKEIEIEKEREGETGHPAPAAYGRYNNVILTDTELSGLKTELPDKWEYYIDRLSCHIASTGKQYHSHAATIYKWAQEDAAKGKAAPKQGIPDYSCKEGESL, from the coding sequence ATGGCAGATAACCGCAAGTATTACTACCTCAAGCTGAAAGAGAACTTTTTTGACAGCGACTCCATTGTGCTGCTGGAAGATATGAAAGACGGGATTTTATATTCCAATATCCTCTTGAAGCTGTACTTAAAATCGCTGAAAAACGGCGGGAAGTTGCAGCTTGACGAGCATATCCCCTACACAGCGCAGATGATAGCGACACTGACCCGCCACCAGATAGGGACGGTTGAAAGGGCTTTAGAGATTTTCCGGCAGTTGGGGCTTGTGGAGCAGCTTGACAGCGGGGCTTTTTATATGACCGATATTGAGCTGATGATAGGACAGTCCTCTACCGAAGCCGAGCGAAAACGGGCTGCAAGGCTGGAAAACAAGGCACTTTTACCGTCTCGGACAAAAGGCGGACATTTGTCCGACATTCGTCCACCAGAGATAGAGATAGAGTTAGAGAAAGAGATAGAGATAGAAAAAGAGAGAGAGGGAGAAACGGGACACCCCGCCCCCGCCGCTTATGGCAGATACAACAATGTGATACTGACCGATACAGAGCTTTCCGGGCTGAAAACAGAGCTGCCCGACAAGTGGGAGTATTATATTGACCGGCTTTCCTGCCATATCGCTTCCACCGGGAAGCAGTACCACAGCCATGCAGCCACCATTTACAAGTGGGCGCAGGAGGACGCTGCCAAAGGCAAGGCTGCCCCGAAACAGGGCATACCCGATTATTCATGCAAGGAGGGTGAGAGCTTATGA
- a CDS encoding plasmid mobilization protein, which yields MKRYNTPHRSRVVKTRMTEEEYAEFAERLSAYNMSQAEFIRQAITGAAIRPIITVSPVNDELLAAVGKLTAEYGRIGGNLNQIARTLNEWHSPYPQLAGEVRAAVSDLAALKFEILQKVGDAVGNIQTYQL from the coding sequence ATGAAACGATACAACACACCGCACCGCAGCCGGGTAGTCAAAACACGCATGACCGAGGAAGAATACGCCGAGTTTGCAGAAAGGCTTTCTGCCTACAACATGAGCCAAGCCGAGTTTATCCGGCAAGCCATAACCGGGGCAGCCATACGCCCCATCATAACCGTTTCTCCCGTCAATGATGAGCTGCTTGCCGCTGTTGGGAAGCTGACCGCCGAATACGGCAGGATCGGCGGCAACTTAAACCAGATAGCCCGGACGCTGAACGAGTGGCACAGCCCCTACCCGCAGCTTGCCGGGGAGGTACGGGCGGCGGTTTCCGACCTTGCTGCCCTAAAGTTTGAAATCTTGCAGAAAGTGGGTGACGCTGTTGGCAACATTCAAACATATCAGCTCTAA
- a CDS encoding class I SAM-dependent methyltransferase, translating into MEYSKEDLMEAKKQIWGVGENMGTEESKKIWEENAQFWDNAMGDESNEFHREVVRPKVTELLSPNPADYILDIACGNGNYSSYLAQRGASVVAFDYSKKMIELAKRRQSQYAKQIEFCVADATDRKSILELKRNRAFTKAVSNMAIMDITDIEPLLMAVYELLQESGIFVFATQHPCFVTLTEKYMTPHSYYDIAIEGQPKEQIYYHRSIQDIFNLCFRAGFVIDGFYEECFKTNKEIPMVMIVRLKKVKRDSLK; encoded by the coding sequence ATGGAATATAGTAAGGAAGATTTAATGGAAGCAAAAAAGCAAATTTGGGGAGTGGGAGAGAACATGGGAACAGAGGAAAGTAAAAAAATCTGGGAGGAGAACGCACAATTTTGGGATAATGCAATGGGTGACGAATCTAATGAATTTCACAGAGAGGTAGTGCGTCCCAAAGTAACGGAACTTCTATCTCCTAATCCTGCGGATTACATTTTGGATATTGCGTGTGGCAATGGAAATTATTCTTCGTATCTTGCACAAAGAGGCGCTTCGGTTGTCGCTTTTGATTACAGCAAAAAAATGATAGAATTGGCTAAAAGACGGCAATCACAATATGCAAAACAAATTGAATTTTGTGTGGCGGATGCGACCGATAGAAAAAGTATATTAGAATTAAAAAGAAATCGAGCCTTTACGAAAGCAGTTTCTAATATGGCAATTATGGATATTACGGATATTGAACCACTTCTTATGGCTGTTTATGAACTGTTGCAGGAAAGCGGAATTTTTGTCTTTGCAACGCAACACCCTTGTTTTGTCACGTTGACTGAAAAATATATGACACCGCACAGTTACTATGATATAGCGATTGAAGGGCAACCGAAAGAGCAGATTTATTATCATCGTTCCATACAAGATATTTTTAACCTTTGTTTTAGAGCTGGATTTGTCATTGATGGATTTTATGAAGAATGTTTTAAAACCAACAAAGAAATTCCTATGGTAATGATAGTAAGGCTTAAGAAGGTAAAACGTGATAGCTTAAAATAA
- a CDS encoding relaxase/mobilization nuclease domain-containing protein, which produces MATFKHISSKNADYGAAEAYLTFEHDEFTMKPTLDGNGRLIPREDYRISSLNCGGEDFAVACMRANLRYEKNQKREDVKSHHYIISFDPRDGTDNGLTVDQAQELGEKFCKEHFPGHQALVCTHPDGHNHSGNIHVHIVINSLRIYEVPLLPYMDRPADTRAGCKHRCTNAAMEYFKSEVMEMCHREGLYQIDLLNGSKERITEREYWAAKKGQLALDKENATREAAGQPTKPTKFETDKAKLRRTIRQALSQATSFDEFSSLLLREGVTVKESRGRLSYLTPDRTKPITARKLGDDFDKAAVLALLTQNAHRAAKQTKAIPEYPVAVKKPSQGEKPTKTTPADNTLQRMVDREAKRAEGKGVGYDRWAAKYNLKQMAATVTAYQQYGFSSPEELDEACSAAYAAMQESLTELKQVEKTLDGKKELQRQVLAYSKTRPVRDGLKQQKNAKAKAAYRQKHESDFIIADAAARYFKENGISKLPGYKALQAEIESLIQEKNSGYNDYRAKREEYRRLQTVKGNIDQILRRERKPVKKQEQER; this is translated from the coding sequence TTGGCAACATTCAAACATATCAGCTCTAAAAATGCCGACTATGGCGCAGCGGAAGCCTACCTCACATTTGAGCATGACGAGTTTACCATGAAGCCCACCCTTGATGGAAACGGGCGGCTGATACCGAGGGAGGATTACCGCATTTCTTCCCTCAACTGCGGGGGCGAGGATTTCGCTGTTGCCTGTATGCGGGCGAATCTCCGCTATGAGAAAAATCAAAAACGGGAAGATGTGAAAAGCCACCACTATATCATCAGCTTTGACCCACGGGACGGGACAGACAACGGCTTGACCGTAGACCAGGCGCAGGAGCTGGGCGAGAAGTTCTGTAAAGAGCATTTCCCCGGACACCAAGCCCTTGTATGCACCCACCCGGACGGGCATAACCACAGCGGCAATATCCATGTGCATATCGTCATCAACTCCCTGCGAATTTATGAAGTCCCGCTTCTGCCCTACATGGACAGACCAGCCGACACAAGGGCGGGCTGCAAGCACCGCTGCACCAATGCCGCTATGGAATATTTCAAGAGTGAAGTCATGGAGATGTGCCACCGGGAGGGGCTTTACCAAATCGACCTCTTGAACGGTAGCAAGGAACGGATAACAGAACGAGAGTACTGGGCGGCAAAGAAAGGGCAGCTTGCCCTTGATAAAGAGAACGCCACCAGAGAAGCCGCCGGACAGCCGACCAAGCCCACCAAGTTTGAAACGGACAAGGCGAAGCTGCGCCGGACGATACGGCAGGCACTTTCCCAAGCTACCAGCTTTGACGAGTTTTCTTCCCTTTTGCTGCGGGAGGGCGTGACCGTCAAGGAGAGCCGAGGGCGGCTTTCCTACCTCACGCCGGACAGGACAAAGCCTATCACAGCCCGGAAGCTTGGGGACGATTTTGACAAGGCTGCTGTCCTTGCCCTGCTTACACAGAACGCCCACAGAGCCGCCAAACAGACCAAAGCCATACCCGAATACCCTGTCGCAGTTAAAAAGCCGTCACAAGGGGAAAAACCCACAAAAACCACCCCGGCAGACAACACCTTGCAGCGCATGGTTGACCGGGAAGCCAAGCGAGCCGAGGGCAAGGGCGTGGGCTATGACCGCTGGGCGGCAAAGTACAATCTAAAGCAAATGGCGGCTACCGTTACCGCCTACCAGCAGTACGGCTTTTCTTCCCCGGAGGAACTGGACGAAGCCTGCTCTGCTGCCTATGCCGCCATGCAGGAAAGCCTTACAGAGCTGAAGCAGGTGGAAAAGACGCTGGACGGGAAAAAGGAGCTGCAACGGCAGGTGCTTGCCTATTCCAAGACCCGCCCTGTCCGGGACGGGCTGAAACAGCAGAAAAACGCCAAAGCAAAAGCAGCCTACCGACAGAAGCACGAAAGCGACTTTATCATAGCAGACGCAGCCGCCCGCTATTTCAAAGAAAACGGCATTTCCAAGCTGCCGGGCTATAAAGCCCTGCAAGCCGAGATTGAAAGCCTTATCCAAGAGAAAAACAGCGGCTACAACGATTACCGGGCAAAACGGGAGGAATACCGCCGCTTACAGACTGTCAAGGGCAATATCGACCAGATTTTACGCAGGGAACGCAAGCCTGTGAAAAAGCAGGAACAGGAGCGATAA
- a CDS encoding transposon-encoded TnpW family protein — MTETKQTSTTKTDRRPDCVTEIRMGNSVLTVSGFFKQGATDTAADKMMKVLEAEAATQKTAI; from the coding sequence ATGACAGAAACCAAACAGACAAGCACCACCAAAACAGACCGCCGCCCGGACTGTGTAACGGAAATCCGCATGGGCAACTCCGTCCTTACCGTTTCCGGATTCTTCAAGCAGGGCGCAACCGACACCGCAGCCGACAAGATGATGAAAGTGCTGGAAGCGGAAGCTGCTACACAAAAAACGGCGATTTGA
- the tet(W) gene encoding tetracycline resistance ribosomal protection protein Tet(W) has protein sequence MKIINIGILAHVDAGKTTLTESLLYASGAISEPGSVEKGTTRTDTMFLERQRGITIQAAVTSFQWHRCKVNIVDTPGHMDFLAEVYRSLAVLDGAILVISAKDGVQAQTRILFHALRKMNIPTVIFINKIDQAGVDLQSVVQSVRDKLSADIIIKQTVSLSPEIVLEENTDIEAWDAVIENNDELLEKYIAGEPISREKLAREEQQRVQDASLFPVYHGSAKNGLGIQPLMDAVTGLFQPIGEQGGAALCGSVFKVEYTDCGQRRVYLRLYSGTLRLRDTVALAGREKLKITEMRIPSKGEIVRTDTAYQGEIVILPSDSVRLNDVLGDQTRLPRKRWREDPLPMLRTTIAPKTAAQRERLLDALTQLADTDPLLRCEVDSITHEIILSFLGRVQLEVVSALLSEKYKLETVVKEPSVIYMERPLKAASHTIHIEVPPNPFWASIGLSVTPLSLGSGVQYESRVSLGYLNQSFQNAVRDGIRYGLEQGLFGWNVTDCKICFEYGLYYSPVSTPADFRSLAPIVLEQALKESGTQLLEPYLSFILYAPQEYLSRAYHDAPKYCATIETAQVKKDEVVFTGEIPARCIQAYRTDLAFYTNGRSVCLTELKGYQAAVGQPVIQPRRPNSRLDKVRHMFQKVM, from the coding sequence ATGAAAATAATCAATATTGGAATTCTTGCCCATGTAGACGCTGGAAAGACGACCTTGACGGAGAGCCTGCTATATGCCAGCGGAGCCATTTCAGAACCGGGGAGCGTCGAAAAAGGGACAACGAGGACGGACACCATGTTTTTGGAGCGGCAGCGTGGGATTACCATTCAAGCGGCAGTCACTTCCTTCCAGTGGCACAGATGTAAAGTTAACATTGTGGATACGCCCGGCCACATGGATTTTTTGGCGGAGGTGTACCGCTCTTTGGCTGTTTTAGATGGGGCCATCTTGGTGATCTCCGCTAAAGATGGCGTGCAGGCCCAGACCCGTATTCTGTTCCATGCCCTGCGGAAAATGAACATTCCCACCGTTATCTTTATCAACAAGATCGACCAGGCTGGCGTTGATTTGCAGAGCGTGGTTCAGTCTGTTCGGGATAAGCTCTCCGCCGATATTATCATCAAGCAGACGGTGTCGCTGTCCCCGGAAATAGTCCTGGAGGAAAATACCGACATAGAAGCATGGGATGCGGTCATCGAAAATAACGATGAATTATTGGAAAAGTATATCGCAGGAGAACCAATCAGCCGGGAAAAACTTGCGCGGGAGGAACAGCAGCGGGTTCAAGACGCCTCCCTGTTCCCAGTCTATCATGGCAGCGCCAAAAATGGCCTTGGCATTCAACCGTTGATGGATGCGGTGACAGGGCTGTTCCAACCGATTGGGGAACAGGGGGGCGCCGCCCTATGCGGCAGCGTTTTCAAGGTTGAGTACACCGATTGCGGCCAGCGGCGTGTCTATCTACGGTTATACAGCGGAACGCTGCGCCTGCGGGATACGGTGGCCCTGGCCGGGAGAGAAAAGCTGAAAATCACAGAGATGCGTATTCCATCCAAAGGGGAAATTGTTCGGACAGACACCGCTTATCAGGGTGAAATTGTTATCCTTCCCAGCGACAGCGTGAGGTTAAACGATGTATTAGGGGACCAAACCCGGCTCCCTCGTAAAAGGTGGCGCGAGGACCCCCTCCCCATGCTGCGGACGACGATTGCGCCGAAAACGGCAGCGCAAAGAGAACGGCTGCTGGACGCTCTTACGCAACTTGCGGATACTGACCCGCTTTTGCGTTGCGAAGTGGATTCCATCACCCATGAGATCATTCTTTCTTTTTTGGGCCGGGTGCAGTTGGAGGTTGTTTCCGCTTTGCTGTCGGAAAAATACAAGCTTGAAACAGTGGTAAAGGAACCCTCCGTCATTTATATGGAGCGGCCGCTCAAAGCAGCCAGCCACACCATCCATATCGAGGTGCCGCCCAACCCGTTTTGGGCATCCATAGGACTGTCTGTTACACCACTCTCGCTTGGCTCCGGTGTACAATACGAGAGCCGGGTTTCGCTGGGATACTTGAACCAGAGTTTTCAAAACGCTGTCAGGGATGGTATCCGTTACGGGCTGGAGCAGGGCTTGTTCGGCTGGAACGTAACGGACTGTAAGATTTGCTTTGAATACGGGCTTTATTACAGTCCGGTCAGCACGCCGGCGGACTTCCGCTCATTGGCCCCGATTGTATTGGAACAGGCATTGAAGGAATCGGGGACGCAGCTGCTGGAACCTTATCTCTCCTTCATCCTCTATGCGCCCCAGGAATACCTTTCCAGGGCTTATCATGATGCACCGAAATACTGTGCCACCATCGAAACGGCCCAGGTAAAAAAGGATGAAGTTGTCTTTACTGGCGAGATTCCCGCCCGCTGTATACAGGCATACCGTACTGATCTGGCCTTTTACACCAACGGGCGGAGCGTATGCCTTACAGAGCTGAAAGGATATCAGGCCGCTGTCGGTCAGCCGGTCATCCAGCCCCGCCGTCCAAACAGCCGCCTGGACAAGGTGCGCCATATGTTTCAGAAGGTAATGTAA
- a CDS encoding sigma-70 family RNA polymerase sigma factor → MLIFWSLVRNSVVLAVYLLFSVACFLTVHEHSLAAALARLPEQTQEEIFLYYFQHLTQKEIGEQSGWTRSTIGRHIRLALKRLKEEMEVLSHE, encoded by the coding sequence ATGCTTATCTTTTGGTCTTTGGTTCGGAATAGTGTAGTGCTGGCGGTCTATCTCTTGTTTTCGGTTGCTTGCTTCCTTACCGTACATGAGCATTCTCTTGCGGCTGCTCTTGCCCGATTGCCGGAACAGACGCAGGAAGAAATCTTTTTGTACTACTTTCAGCACTTGACGCAGAAAGAAATCGGAGAACAAAGCGGCTGGACACGCAGCACAATCGGGCGGCATATACGGCTTGCCTTGAAGCGGCTGAAAGAGGAAATGGAGGTGCTGTCCCATGAGTAA
- a CDS encoding helix-turn-helix domain-containing protein: MSNRLLPYDTIIKAHEGDPIAIQAVLDRYAGYIRYFSKMNGYYNSDMEDYIRTKLIESLFKFRLDR, encoded by the coding sequence ATGAGTAACCGACTTCTCCCCTATGACACTATCATAAAGGCACATGAGGGCGACCCCATAGCGATACAAGCCGTCCTTGACCGATACGCTGGATATATCCGCTACTTCTCTAAGATGAACGGCTATTACAACTCTGATATGGAGGACTACATCAGAACAAAGCTGATTGAAAGCCTGTTCAAGTTCCGGCTTGACCGATAA